The Paenibacillus sp. 481 DNA window TCATTTTCTCGGTCATGTTTAAAATTCGCTTTTTTCCAACTCGTCTGTCCACTAGAGCTAAAATATTCAATAAAATATCATTGCTCTCTAAGCTTTCCTCTATAGAAATAGATAAAAACGTAGTAGCTACAACGATAAAATTTGATTTACTTAGTGATGCCTGTGCTGACAAAAGTTCCTTTGCATGTTCCGATATTTTTCTACTTCTTGCAATTACTTTTAGACGATCTTCCGGAACAGTCCCCTTAGTATCTATTCTGACCGCTTCAATTTCTTCATGGTTGATAGGGATTTGGATGTCTGAATCATTCTTAATTTCCTGCTCCGTCTGATACCATCTGATTGAGCTAGTTGTGTCATTCATATTGAGTACGTTCTTTTTATCTACGGCAATATAACAAATTCCTGATTTATCAGGTAAATAACGGTAAGCACTTGCCCGGTATTCGACCTTTCCAACTAACGCAGGACAGAGAAAACTCTCCAGTTGTTGCTTTAATTTGCTCCAGGACATGAATCCTCCTATGTTCTCAAAACCTACTACCCGTATTTGCGACTGTCAGTCTGTTAGACTGTCAGGCTTTCTTTTTTAAACAATACCTCGTTTAATGATGAACTTATGACGGTTGGGTATCTACTTTCCGTAGAGCACGGGTTACACATCCTTAACCAGCACCGCCACACTCTCCACATGGGAGGAATGCTGACGGTAGAAACTAATACCGTTTGAGATGTACCGTACTCACCTCCTAGTATACAGGCTATCGAACTACCAAACAAATAACAACTACATCAGTCGTTTCCTTAATCATAATCAAGCTCTTCTTCAACAAGCTTTGTGAACGACGGCTCATCAATTACAATTGCATGAGAATGGCAAAAAGAAAGCAGCTATTATAGACGAATATGAACGAAGTGCATCTACCTTAGATCGATGGATCAAACAATATCAGCAATGTACGACGTCCTGCAAATTTCCAAGAGTATCTTTTATGTATGAAGTAAAACAAAAACAGCAGGATGACGATGCCACGGAACCTATCGTTGAAATTTCCCAGAAGAATAGACCGTATTATGAAGGAGCATGGGCTTGCTTCCACCTATACGGTTGCCCAGTATAAGCCGCGCAAGGCTCTTTTGCGATGAGGAACAACAACCTAATAAGCTAAACCGTCAGTTTCAGCAGTCAGAAACCAGATCAGTCGCTCATTAAGTATGAAAAGGGAGCGTACCCTTTAAGTAGTACATCTACTTTTGGGACAGCCCCTTATTGTTGTCACTACTTACAAACGGGAAAATATGGTTCATCATCCAATTTGCATCATGTTTATAACGGCTGAATAAAACTTTGTGGTTCTATTTGTATTATTGACCAATCGCAGAATTTGACTAGGTTCTGACCCTGTATTAAAGACGGCTGAACCCGCTGCGCTAGTATACATGGATAATTCGTTTGCAAGTGCTGGGGCCACCGAATAACTTTGCACCAAAACATCGTTATTCAAGGTTAATACCATGCTAACAGATATCCCTGTGATTCCGGGGACAGCAACGAAATTATAGGAAGCAAAATAGGTGGCATTGGGCGCTAACGAAATAGACGTTCGCTCGCTTGGCAAAAGAATGATGCCAGTACCGTTAACCGGTTTTGCCTCTAGGAAATGAAATGGCTCTTGAGAGCCGACATCTGTATACCCGAATCCGTAGATTCCAGCATTATTGTTAGTTGCGGAATTCCCAGAAGGACTGACTTCCACGATCCTGAGGTTAACGTTGTTAAAATTTGATCCCGCCACACCGGAAGGGGGAAAGCCGGTAAGCTGCAAAACACTTGGATTCGGTGCTGGTGGCGTATTAAATACAACTCCTCCCGATACGCTTGAAACCGGCGCAGTTAATCCCGGAGGGATTGTCGAGGGGAAGGAAAGGGTTTGCGATCCGGGGACGAGCGTGCCGTTAAGAGTTAACTGAGATGATAAAACAAACCCCGCAGTTGGCGTACTAAACTGAACGTTATATTCAGCCAAATAAGCTTTGCATGGGGTCAGCAAAATGTTAGACAATCCTTGCAATTGAATAGAAGAGCCGTTTTGAACAACCGTAGACAAGATAGCTGGCGATCCATTGGCAGAGATGGCTCCGCATCCTCCCGAGCAAGAAAAGTCTGCACTACTGCTCATTGTTCAGATCCTCCTCCTTTCCTTGCGGTCTTATGCGAGTTTAATAATACTTATGCCATAGCTATCGTACGCTTGAGCTATAGCAGAGTTATTTATTACGGTTAGTATACTTGGACCCCCGCCAGGTGTGTTGATGATTGTGGTCGATACCAACACACTATCCGCTTCAGCGGACACAGACGATGACGTATCCGTTGTATCCGAGCCAGGAATCGTAACTCCATTCAACTGTAATGCCAGATTCCCAGTGTAAAGTTGCGAAGTAAATAAAAATGGTTTCGCATGATAGTCGATGTAGTAGGTTTGATTAGGTGCGAGAAAGAAATCCGTTGAGCCTGGTACATGAGATATCGCGGTACCATTAACCGCAACGTTATTTGGAAATGTAAGTGCAGTGCCTGCTGGAAATGGACCAAGTCCGAAAATACTATCCGAATATAAATTATTCACAACTTCCTGCACGCCTGTTACTCCCGTAGCCCCTGTTGCACCTGTTGCGCCTGTTGCTCCCGTAGCTCCAGCTGTTCCTGTAGCCCCTGTTGCTCCGGTTGCTCCAGCAATACTTGCTCCAGTGGCACCTGTAGGTCCAGTTACACACGGACAGACTCCTGTTGCTCCAATTGCACCAGTAGCTCCCGTAGCTCCCGTGCTGCCAGCAGCTCCCGTGCTCCCTGGACTACCCGTAGCTCCAGCAGAACCTGTCGCACCTGTTACGCCTGTCACACCTGCCGCGCCATTAGCCCCAGTACTCCCTGAGATGCCGGTTGCTCCACTCGGCCCTGTCGCTCCAGCAGGACCGGTCGTGCCGGCTGCCCCGCCAGCCCCAGTTGCCCCGGTAGGTCCCTTTAACGGTGTGTTTATAACGGAGATTAATTTATCGGATAACAGCATTTCATATTTTACAGCTTGCACGATCGTATCCCTTACACTGCTGTTAATATTCAGCAGATCACTAACAGATGCAGGCGGAGTTAGTCCTGGAAGGGTTCCAAGCGCATATTGAATCTTTTCGGCTTCCGCATTAATAATATGACTTAACCCTAGCTCTTCAAGGGCAACAGATATTAACAACAAATTTAATGCGTCATCTAAGCCAATTGTTATCGTTGGCGTGATGTTGGGAATATTCGCTTGTGACACCATGATCACTCCAATCTCTTAAGCGTCGTATTTGTCAGCTCAACTTAAGGCAATGACAGAGACATTTATAGCGTTAATCGATCCGATTGAACCAGTATTCGTTGAAAATGCCAAGGTTGTAGGAAAAGTAGCATTTATGATAGCGCTACCTCCCGCACCCGTAGTATCTCCCGTCGCCCCAGCCGCAAAAAATCTAAGGAGCAACGCAGAATTAATAGTTGCAATAGCGCTAGCTTCAAGATTAACAACCGTGGTAAATGCAAATGTAACTGCAAAATAATAGGTGTGTCCAACAGTTAAATTTATTGAATTGCTGCCTGGAACAAGTGAAATCAATGACCCTTGTTGTAGTCTGATCGTGTTAATTGGTATAGGTGCATTAGAACCAGTTACAGATAGCCCCGTTGAAAAAGCACTTAGGAAATTCGTAATTACAGGGGCTGTTGCTCCTGTTGCTCCCACTGCGCCTGTCGAGCCTGTAGCGCCAGTAGTACCAGCAGTGCCAGCAACACCTGTAGAGCCTGTCGAGCCTGCCGGTCCTGGTACCCCTGTTACTCCTGTCGGTCCGGGTGGACAGTTTGTTGGACAAGTACCCGTTGGTCCCGTCGGACCAACAGTACCGGTCGCGCCGGATGCCCCGGTAATTCCCGTCGCGCCAGTAGTACCCGCAGCACCCACCGTGCCTGTCACACCAGTTGCTCCTGTTGCCCCAACAGTGCCGACTGCACCAGTTGCTCCTGTAGCTCCTGTCGCTCCTATCCCTCCGGTTGTTCCAACTGGACCTGTAGGCCCTATCGCACCGGTTGCCCCCGTAGCACCGGTAGCTCCTGTAGACACATCCTGCTGCAAGATGTTGTCTAACTTGAATTCCAACATAATAGCCTGCTTGGCTAAAGCAAGAATTGTATCCTGAACAGAATCATTTACTAACAGAAGGTCGCTTATTGTAGCCCCCGGCGTTAATCCAGGCAGTGTACCGACCGCGTACTGAATTTTCTCTCCTTCGGCATTAAGAATGTGACTGAGCCCCAGTTCCTCACTGGCTATAGAAGCTAGCAGCAATGGGATAACCTGATCCCGGCTCAGTGTAATTGTAGGCGTAATATTAGGCAAATTAGCTTGTGACATATGGCACTACTCCTTTCTAAATTACTGAAGTGAATAAATAGATATAGAAATAGTGGAGAACTGGGCCGAAACTCCGGACGTGTTTATGATTTGCAGCGTTGAAGGTGTGCCTCCAGTCTGAATAATGGTTTGGTTTTGCAACTGTCGATTAATTGCTGCCCCTGTAGTGAGCAAAAAAGAGCTCGTCGTTCCCGGCACAATAACACCGTCCAAAAAAAGAGCCGTCGACAATGTCGTTGTAAGGATCCCTTGTACAGCATAAAAGACAAAATACGTGTGGTTTGCAGCAAGATTAATCGTCCCGGTTCCGGCAGTGTTTGAAATTAACGTACCTATAACGGAATTGTTTCCTTGTAGAATAAGAGGGGCTCCATTCGCTACGACTTGGGGGAGAGTATTGGGAGTAAAGAAGTTAGCAGATCCAAGGGGGGTTGTTGCACCTGTAACACCGACTCCCCCAGTGGCTCCGGTAGCACCCGTCAGCCCCGTTGCGCCCGTTGCGCCTGCAGCTCCCGTTGCCCCCATCGCTCCAACGCCAGTGGCTCCTGTTGGACCTGTCGGCCCTGGCGGACAAGTTGGACAGGGTCCTGTAACCCCAGTCGTACCCGTCGTACCCACAGCTCCCGCAGCTCCGGTCGCACCTGTCGCACCCGTTGGACCCGTCGTTCCTGCCGGTCCCGGCACCCCAGTAGCTCCGGTTACCCCGGCTGTTCCTGTAGCTCCGGTAGGCCCAGTAGCTCCTGCTGACCCTGTCGCTCCTGTGGCTCCTGTCGGACCTGTACCTGTAGCTCCAGTAGCCCCAGTTGCCCCCGTCGCTCCGATTGTCACTTCGGAATTAAGTACGCTTGAGAGCATCGTATCTAACAAAAATTCTTTCT harbors:
- a CDS encoding collagen-like triple helix repeat-containing protein translates to MSQANIPNITPTITIGLDDALNLLLISVALEELGLSHIINAEAEKIQYALGTLPGLTPPASVSDLLNINSSVRDTIVQAVKYEMLLSDKLISVINTPLKGPTGATGAGGAAGTTGPAGATGPSGATGISGSTGANGAAGVTGVTGATGSAGATGSPGSTGAAGSTGATGATGAIGATGVCPCVTGPTGATGASIAGATGATGATGTAGATGATGATGATGATGVTGVQEVVNNLYSDSIFGLGPFPAGTALTFPNNVAVNGTAISHVPGSTDFFLAPNQTYYIDYHAKPFLFTSQLYTGNLALQLNGVTIPGSDTTDTSSSVSAEADSVLVSTTIINTPGGGPSILTVINNSAIAQAYDSYGISIIKLA
- a CDS encoding collagen-like protein, whose protein sequence is MSQANLPNITPTITLSRDQVIPLLLASIASEELGLSHILNAEGEKIQYAVGTLPGLTPGATISDLLLVNDSVQDTILALAKQAIMLEFKLDNILQQDVSTGATGATGATGAIGPTGPVGTTGGIGATGATGATGAVGTVGATGATGVTGTVGAAGTTGATGITGASGATGTVGPTGPTGTCPTNCPPGPTGVTGVPGPAGSTGSTGVAGTAGTTGATGSTGAVGATGATAPVITNFLSAFSTGLSVTGSNAPIPINTIRLQQGSLISLVPGSNSINLTVGHTYYFAVTFAFTTVVNLEASAIATINSALLLRFFAAGATGDTTGAGGSAIINATFPTTLAFSTNTGSIGSINAINVSVIALS
- a CDS encoding SF0329 family protein produces the protein MSWSKLKQQLESFLCPALVGKVEYRASAYRYLPDKSGICYIAVDKKNVLNMNDTTSSIRWYQTEQEIKNDSDIQIPINHEEIEAVRIDTKGTVPEDRLKVIARSRKISEHAKELLSAQASLSKSNFIVVATTFLSISIEESLESNDILLNILALVDRRVGKKRILNMTEKMKLKHPIVQYFYELRRSTL